One Myxocyprinus asiaticus isolate MX2 ecotype Aquarium Trade chromosome 20, UBuf_Myxa_2, whole genome shotgun sequence genomic region harbors:
- the LOC127411314 gene encoding kinesin-like protein KIF3B — protein sequence MMKKNSPLRARSMSIGKKSEAVKVVVRCRPLNKKEEAMNQERIVEVDVRLGQVSVRKPKSSGSLMKIFTFDAVYDTRSKQNELYDYACKPLIDSVLLGFNGTIFAYGQTGTGKTYTMEGVPTDPETRGVIPNSFQQIFTQISRSRNQQYLVRVSYIEIYQEEIRDLLCKDDSKKLELKENPELGVYVRDLSSVVTKNIKEIEHVMNLGNQSRSVGFTKMNERSSRSHAIFVITIECSEMGIDGEEHIRVGKLNMVDLAGSERQSKTGVEGQRFKEAAKINLSLSALGNVISALVDGKSTHVPYRDSKLTRLLQDSLGGNSKTVMVATIGPASCHYDETLTTLRYANRAKNIRNKPKINEDPKDALLREFQEEIARLKAQLEERGMLAKARRRQRRNSMRMKRSMSSGEVEPPRDGVVEVVKTVQDESVEEYWWKQQIAKTSANYKTDISRKLGTLDEKAKTVEELLKEQQAIETMIEKYKAMESKLLVGGKNIIDHTNEQQRMLELKRQEIAEQERMELEMQQLMFEQDEETIELKETFSSLQQEVEFKTKKLRKFYSKLQLARSEIGDIINEHVTMRQELEQTLNELTREMKFKNLIIENFIPPEEKNKIINRLHFDSEEDQWRVLPLLPSENNTPVVRRRPTSVVGYKRPLSQYAQVAVATGSPSRYRAENIMLLELDMSPPTMVSLDLQRSEIRTQDLIRDFGHYRKRTTASRVMKARSWYQGPSHSASSSTSSGSQCPASTMGACAATHQP from the exons ATGATGAAGAAAAACAGCCCATTGCGAGCACGCTCTATGTCGATTGGCAAAAAATCAGAGGCTGTCAAGGTTGTGGTGCGGTGCCGCCCTTTAAACAAGAAAGAAGAAGCGATGAATCAAGAGAGAATTGTTGAAGTAGATGTCAGACTGGGACAGGTGAGCGTGCGTAAGCCAAAATCATCCGGAAGCCTCATGAAAATATTCACGTTCGATGCAGTCTACGACACTCGTTCAAAACAAAACGAGTTGTATGATTATGCATGCAAACCTCTTATTGACTCTGTTTTGCTTGGTTTCAATGGAACTATATTTGCCTATGGCCAAACTGGCACTGGCAAAACATATACAATGGAAGGTGTGCCCACAGACCCGGAGACTAGGGGAGTCATCCCAAATTCATTTCAGCAAATTTTCACTCAAATATCCAGATCTCGGAATCAACAGTATCTTGTGAGAGTGTCATATATTGAGATATATCAAGAAGAGATAAGAGATCTCCTGTGCAAGGACGACAGCAAAAAACTGGAGCTTAAGGAAAATCCAGAGTTAGGTGTCTACGTCAGAGATCTCTCATCTGTGGTGACCAAAAACATAAAGGAAATCGAACATGTCATGAACTTGGGGAACCAGTCAAGATCTGTTGGATTCACCAAGATGAATGAGCGGAGTTCCAGATCACATGCGATTTTCGTGATTACCATTGAATGTAGTGAAATGGGCATCGATGGTGAGGAGCACATTCGTGTTGGAAAGTTAAACATGGTGGATCTGGCTGGCAGTGAGCGCCAAAGCAAGACAGGTGTAGAGGGACAGAGGTTTAAAGAGGCTGCAAAAATAAACTTGTCTCTTTCTGCCCTTGGCAATGTAATCTCAGCCCTGGTGGATGGGAAGAGTACCCACGTTCCCTACCGGGATTCCAAACTCACCCGCCTGTTACAGGACTCCCTTGGAGGCAACTCCAAAACAGTTATGGTGGCCACAATTGGACCAGCTTCATGCCACTATGATGAGACTCTTACCACACTGAGGTATGCTAACAGAGCGAAGAACATCAGGAACAAGCCAAAAATCAACGAGGACCCCAAAGATGCACTGCTTCGTGAGTTCCAAGAGGAAATAGCCCGTCTGAAGGCGCAGCTTGAGGAACGAGGGATGCTGGCCAAAGCAAGGAGGAGACAGAGGAGAAATAGTATGCGGATGAAGAGGAGCATGAGTAGTGGAGAGGTGGAACCTCCCAGAGATGGAGTGGTGGAGGTAGTTAAGACAGTACAGGACGAGAGTGTAGAGGAATATTGGTGGAAGCAGCAGATAGCGAAGACCTCTGCCAATTACAAGACCGATATCAGCAGGAAACTTGGCACATTAGATGAGAAAGCCAAGACTGTTGAAGAGTTGCTGAAGGAGCAACAAGCTATAGAAACCATGATTGAAAAGTATAAG GCTATGGAAAGTAAACTTTTGGTTGGAGGGAAAAACATCATTGACCACACCAATGAACAGCAGAGGATGTTGGAACTGAAGAGGCAGGAGATTGCTGAGCAG GAGAGAATGGAATTAGAGATGCAACAGCTGATGTTTGAACAAGATGAAGAGACAATTGAACTAAAAGAGACGTTCTCCTCACTACAGCAAGAGGTGGAATTTAAGACCAAGAAGCTGAGAAAG TTTTACAGTAAGCTGCAGCTGGCAAGGTCTGAGATTGGAGATATCATCAATGAACATGTCACAATGAGGCAGGAACTGGAGCAGACACTGAATGAGCTGACAAGAGAAATGAAATTCAA AAACCTTATAATCGAGAACTTCATTCCTCCTGAGGAAAAGAATAAGATCATAAATCGTCTCCACTTTGACAGTGAGGAAGACCAGTGGAGAGTCTTACCACTTCTCCCTTCAGAAAA TAACACACCTGTTGTCAGGCGAAGGCCAACTTCAGTAGTGGGATACAAGAGACCACTTAGTCAGTATGCACAAGTTGCTGTGGCAACCGGTTCTCCTTCTAGATACAGG GCTGAGAACATCATGCTTCTGGAACTGGACATGTCTCCACCTACCATGGTCTCTCTGGACCTTCAAAGGTCAGAAATAAGGACCCAAGACTTGATACGTGACTTTGGCCATTACAGAAAGAGGACGACTGCTTCACGGGTCATGAAAGCAAGATCGTG GTACCAAGGGCCAAGTCATTCGGCTTCTTCATCAACCAGCTCTGGGTCACAATGTCCAGCCTCTACAATGGGGGCCTGTGCGGCAACCCACCAACCGTGA
- the slc30a1b gene encoding zinc transporter 1 has product MGLGQNQTRLLCMLSLTLGFCIVEVVVSRITASLAMLSDSFHMLSDVIALAVALIAVSFAQTTRSTSKNTYGWIRAEVMGALVNAVFLTALCFTILLEAIQRYTLPHEIENPRVVIWVGIAGLLVNVLGLFLFHGHAGFGGHGHSHGGHSHGGGHSHVHKRNCRDYAKSKAREEVYNLMINSNISQDQPAESTSDNIDVRITPSGSLEDLDQSSESASQLNMHGVFLHVLGDALGSVIVVVNALIFTFVWTPCHSDGICFNPCRSSHFTKHQHVNTTVLSISKLSSNRDPRTVSVAGPCWVLYLDPTLCVIMVSILLYTTFPLLKESALILLQTVPKQIDMHKLNGKLRSLDGVLAVHDLHIWQLAGSRIIATVHIKCADPASYMDIAKRIKDFFHDQGIHATTVQPEFSSITEESCDSHCELSCRSQCGPKLCCNPTKRTKPELPPSKEKSHRHVVGWGDQKKLEDTVHTEMESTV; this is encoded by the exons ATGGGTTTGGGACAGAATCAGACACGGCTGCTGTGCATGCTGTCTCTAACTCTTGGATTTTGTATCGTTGAAGTTGTGGTTAGCAGAATAACAGCTTCTCTCGCAATGTTGTCAGACTCTTTTCATATGCTGTCGGATGTAATTGCCTTGGCGGTGGCGCTGATCGCCGTGAGCTTCGCGCAGACAACTCGATCCACAAGTAAAAACACTTACGGATGGATCCGCGCAGAAGTGATGGGAGCTTTAGTTAACGCTGTGTTTTTGACGGCCCTCTGCTTCACTATTTTACTAGAAGCCATCCAGCGCTACACTTTGCCGCATGAGATCGAGAATCCACGCGTGGTCATTTGGGTTGGCATTGCTGGTCTGCTGGTGAACGTGCTCGGACTTTTCCTGTTCCACGGACACGCAGGGTTTGGTGGGCATGGGCACTCTCATGGTGGGCACTCTCATGGTGGAGGACACTCTCATGTTCACAAGAGGAATTGCAGAGATTATGCAAAATCAAAGGCACGTGAAGAGGTGTACAATCTCATGATAAACAGCAACATTTCACAAGATCAACCTGCTGAATCGACATCAG ACAACATAGATGTCAGAATTACTCCCAGTGGCTCATTGGAGGACCTGGATCAAAGTTCGGAGTCAGCCTCCCAGTTGAACATGCATGGGGTGTTCCTGCACGTGTTGGGTGATGCATTAGGTTCCGTTATTGTGGTAGTCAATGCTTTGATTTTTACTTTTGTGTGGACACCTTGCCACAGCGACGGAATCTGCTTCAATCCCTGCCGTAGCAGCCACTTCACCAAACACCAGCATGTTAACACCACCGTCTTGAGCATTTCCAAACTATCCTCCAACAGGGACCCCAGAACTGTCTCTGTAGCCGGGCCATGCTGGGTGCTTTACCTGGACCCAACACTATGTGTAATAATGGTGTCTATTTTACTCTACACAACTTTCCCTCTTCTGAAGGAGTCGGCTCTCATCCTCCTGCAAACAGTACCCAAACAAATTGATATGCACAAACTGAATGGTAAGCTAAGGAGTCTGGATGGTGTTCTTGCTGTCCATGATCTGCACATCTGGCAACTGGCTGGGAGTCGCATTATTGCCACTGTTCACATCAAATGTGCAGATCCAGCCTCGTACATGGACATAGCCAAACGCATTAAAGACTTCTTCCATGATCAGGGCATCCATGCTACTACTGTTCAACCAGAGTTTTCTTCTATTACTGAAGAATCTTGTGACTCCCACTGTGAGCTTTCCTGTCGAAGTCAGTGCGGCCCCAAGCTTTGTTGTAATCCAACCAAAAGAACTAAGCCAGAGTTGCCCCCGAGTAAAGAAAAGTCTCACAGGCATGTTGTAGGATGGGGTGATCAGAAGAAATTAGAGGATACTGTCCACACGGAGATGGAATCAACAGTTTAG